The Gloeocapsa sp. PCC 73106 genome contains the following window.
TTCTAAGGCCAAAAGCATCGAATTGCTACAAACGACGATCGCCCAGTTGCAAGGTATCCTTGAGCAGATTAACACAGCTTCATGGGAAAATTTACCCAATCCGGCTGAGTTAGAAAAATTACTCAATTCCAGTAAAGCTATAGCGAAAGCGATCGCACCAGTAAAAACGGGAAATCAACCCTTGGTAGTCGATCGCCCTGAAGCAGAGTCCAAATCGCGCTTATCTGTCTTACTTGGCTCCCTAATCGCTCTGGTGGTAGTTGGAGTTATCGTGGCTATACTCAAGTTTACCCCTCCTCAGACTACCATAGAACCTGCTCCAGAAATAGTAGAAACGTCGCCACCAAGGAGCGTAACGGTTACTCCCAGTGAACCCAAACCCGTAAACATTCCCGCACCTCCTCCACCAAAGCTAGAAATCATACCAGAACAAGGCTTAATAGCCGCAATTCAAACCGAAGTAAGCGAAATCACCTCTCGCTATTCAGAAGACTTAATTAGATTCGTTGAAGCTGATTTTCTAGCTAGTTTACTAACTATTCAACTAGGAGAAAATTGGTATCAGTTAACTCCAACCCAACAACAAACGATGGCGGATCAAATTTTAGAGCGTTCTCAAATCTTAAATTTTCGTAAATTAGAGCTCAGGGATAGCGAGGGAGTAGTTTTAGGACGTAGTCCTGTAGTAGGTAAAAGCATGGTCTTATTAACTTAAAAAGAAAGTTTTTGTGTTAACCAAGAATTGCCATAGTATTTTATCCAGATATTCATAGCTTGTTCCAACTCAATTTCTAAATCTAAATTATTAATATCAGTAATCATTTTATAGATTAGCTCTAGCTCGATTCTTTGCTCTTTTTCGAGAAGGACAAATTGACCGTTAGTCGCGTTATTTAGTTTATCAATTTCCTCCCGAGCTACTTTACCAGTTAAAGCAGATTGACGAGCATCTCGCATCAGAATAAATTGTAAATGAGGATGATTAACTACCAATTGATTAAAATTTTTAATCCGCGCGGTAAAACTGCTACTATCTCTGTGTAAAAACGCCAAAACATTAGCTATGTTTCTTTTACTTATGACTAAATGCTCGGGAAGAGCCAGTTTCTTCATACTTAAAACTTCTATTTGAGCTGATTGAACCTTTAAAAAAGCTGTTGCTATTTCTCTTAGTTTACCGATATCGTCGCTGTCATCTATAATTTTAGGCAGATTATAGTCTTTTTCTAGGAAATTTTTCTCGGTCTCTAAATAGTTTAATAATACCTGTTCGAGAGGATCAGCGCTTTCTACTGGAGAGAGATTAGTTGTTACAAGAGAGAAAGATTGAGTATCTTCTAATTGCTTAAAGTACAATTTTATCTGTTTTAATTCTTCCTCCAGATATCTCAACCTTTGTTCTGTATTTTTAACTGGTTTAAATTCTGTCTGAGTTTGATAAACTGGGGGTAACTCTACACCGTTAACTTTATAACGATAATAAGCTGCAGCGCGATTAATAGTTGCTCTAATTGAACTTTGGTTTAAAATATCTTGTAAGTCATCTTGAGTAAAAATATCCTCTAAAGATATGTCCAGATTATTTAACTTGAGTGCTAAAATTCTCTGGAGTTGTTTCTCACTGGGATGATTTAATTTGATAACGTACTGAGAAATTCTATCAATCACAGAAGGGTCAAAAAAATCTTGAAAGTATTCCCATCTGTCGGGAAATAGATTGAAAATTATTAAACTATTGGGAACGTGAGTAAAAATTTCTTTGATCGCTTCCCCAAAACTGAGTAAAATTGAGCGATTATGCTCCATACTCAAAGATTCAAGTTGATCAAAAATAATAATTAGGGGTTCATCGAGTAAAGAAAGCTTCCCAAATACAGCAATAGCTTCTAATGCAAAAGCCTCGCGACTTAAATCTTCTGACCATTGTTCTAATCCTAAGCGCGCTAAATCAGTTTCTGGTAATTCCTTAGCAGCTAACCAACTTGTAACTAATAATTTATAGTTTTTATCTGTATAACTACAATATTTAACAATTCCTCGAATAATATTAAGAGAATAGCCACTTCCAGCGTATTGATTAGTCCACCAATCACAGAGTAACTTTTCGATTAGGCGCCATTTCTCTCTTTTAGTTTTGGTATTATCTTGTCCTAAAAACTCAAAAAGAGCAAAATGATTGGACTCAAGTTTTTCTAATAATCCCAGCATTGACTTACTTAAGCGTTGCTTTTCTGATCGCAGAAAACTCAAAAAAGTCTTAGCCAAAAAATACTCTATTTGAGAGTAATCGCTATCACCTACCGGTTCAACTAAAGACTCTAGTATACGTGTATAAATATGAAATAGAACCGATTCAGCGTTATTGGGTTGGCGAATAAACAATAAGCGATTATTGACTAAAATTTCTTGAGTTAAACGCATCATTAAATGAGTTTTACCCGAACCAGGTTGACCGATAACTATTACTCCTTTGGTCTGGTGATTGTGGTCTTTTTTGATATCTAGTAAGATAGATTTAAGTGTGAGAAATTCACTTTGATAAATCTCCCTCAAATCTGGATGATTTTGAAATGGAGTATCAACACGATTACTACTAAAAGGATTGGGAGAATCCTGCAATTTAGCTTTCATAAGTTTTTGATATAGTTGATAGGTAAACTGAGCATCATATTTAGCTGAGTGTGCTAGATTGGGGTTAAAAACTCTGCCCTTGACTCGTAAATCAAAATACTGACTAAGATATTGTAAAGAATAGCTTATAAGTCCGGAGAAATTTTGGCGCGCTAATTGACAAGTACAAGTCGTTTGTAATTTGGGTAAAGATTTACCGACTCGCTTAAAACTATTATATAGGACTTGTATATCGTGTTCAGCATAGTGAAATACTAATAGTTTATTAAATAATAATTCAGTTAAGTCATTGACAATTTCTGAGAGTTCTTTTGAATTTGGTTGACAGTAAG
Protein-coding sequences here:
- a CDS encoding 3'-5' exonuclease gives rise to the protein MSFSPKIKLKQDFLIIDTEGKPELSQIAIVNRDGRVIYEAYCQPNSKELSEIVNDLTELLFNKLLVFHYAEHDIQVLYNSFKRVGKSLPKLQTTCTCQLARQNFSGLISYSLQYLSQYFDLRVKGRVFNPNLAHSAKYDAQFTYQLYQKLMKAKLQDSPNPFSSNRVDTPFQNHPDLREIYQSEFLTLKSILLDIKKDHNHQTKGVIVIGQPGSGKTHLMMRLTQEILVNNRLLFIRQPNNAESVLFHIYTRILESLVEPVGDSDYSQIEYFLAKTFLSFLRSEKQRLSKSMLGLLEKLESNHFALFEFLGQDNTKTKREKWRLIEKLLCDWWTNQYAGSGYSLNIIRGIVKYCSYTDKNYKLLVTSWLAAKELPETDLARLGLEQWSEDLSREAFALEAIAVFGKLSLLDEPLIIIFDQLESLSMEHNRSILLSFGEAIKEIFTHVPNSLIIFNLFPDRWEYFQDFFDPSVIDRISQYVIKLNHPSEKQLQRILALKLNNLDISLEDIFTQDDLQDILNQSSIRATINRAAAYYRYKVNGVELPPVYQTQTEFKPVKNTEQRLRYLEEELKQIKLYFKQLEDTQSFSLVTTNLSPVESADPLEQVLLNYLETEKNFLEKDYNLPKIIDDSDDIGKLREIATAFLKVQSAQIEVLSMKKLALPEHLVISKRNIANVLAFLHRDSSSFTARIKNFNQLVVNHPHLQFILMRDARQSALTGKVAREEIDKLNNATNGQFVLLEKEQRIELELIYKMITDINNLDLEIELEQAMNIWIKYYGNSWLTQKLSF